In one window of Cupriavidus necator N-1 DNA:
- a CDS encoding rubredoxin codes for MTIWQCRIGGFVYQEALGMPEHGIAPGTPWGAVPLEWSCPDCGMAKADFDMVAL; via the coding sequence ATGACCATCTGGCAGTGCCGTATCGGTGGATTCGTTTATCAAGAAGCGCTCGGCATGCCCGAGCACGGGATCGCGCCCGGCACACCGTGGGGCGCGGTCCCGCTGGAGTGGAGCTGCCCGGACTGCGGCATGGCGAAAGCGGATTTCGACATGGTTGCGCTATAG